A section of the Rhipicephalus sanguineus isolate Rsan-2018 chromosome 11, BIME_Rsan_1.4, whole genome shotgun sequence genome encodes:
- the LOC125756258 gene encoding uncharacterized protein LOC125756258 has product MASTAPERKRRDGDSSSTSPSSSSTSDSTSTTVFDVTKAVFTTTTTTSEEDDSGRQVVQASSSEIAVNVQQQGPAVSGITSQTLQGPTGFNVILPMGRSVPVVFTDQGICIAGYNAPVAVTETEDEVTTTTTTTEQQQAQDTSVAGIFQLLPAGSYVPTFVNMGQLDNEDEECDEEEKPVEEYDDEGPGGEEDAKPAIRIVEAAVHKEETFVNLGPLQGETVGTAGWPQQAPPLTLPPTLMMPPPMSPPMLQPMYAGMQAGQAYMPQQYGMLPPFGWQAQMMQSQDQAHVYGQPFGMPPQWPAYQPFWPGMQWQTGQSQWMQGPYMPEGSQMMQQQQQQQQWNEQQPQQELMTEELQQEILVSRRRGQTPSRLSRKIRSVSLPCRISLEDFPSQTTSLTEVEVRARASPRPCTVHRVLSTQASLQRTTPASRCVSVESVTHVESAGKLAKGEDGSQVTQVVHVLSDQLNAEGTPITQTTLGTETCPTVQELWSKEAQLGRDATHVHADAPCMTYGTQTVHAMTGPAEVAFGQETSEPACRFPCPLTARVRSDTVDVQIMEEATEVNSKARGVQATQEHEPPRAAAGTLVFQEHTEAPQPVVAVQIVRQPTVPPHIAVEVQAGGGAVEPGHLVSRMHTVQQHEEPPSVAFGVQTREHHDTFAVTKLIALNTLVSDPHVTLAMQTTNVSSQEMLVGQTLKAQCGPRGAQVSSVIGASGRACTDGTTQISTSPLHVRITKVPYIHTESQAVQTLSLESVAPVPRHAAQTISVGQQCEGIQTEMLIDSTAVSPVIGLNPPQQRDFSAQHEGVFRDPQLPSALRERPHCDIEVQCDYEPFVQATANITAVKVEQKYEHVDGHREAFVQCNYEPLDGAATHVTTPPRPSLDAEVQFGHDPVKDFANYVQPPVQPVHDFGAQCVYEPERVLARTAFRVQSRTMHDFEQQHDYGAVGRAARNVYMPQEMPVKDAEQQHVYEQKNWGAKVTYGAKSVPMRDFGMQHDISVAMSPPPMAAGVLYGMVDMAVGDGRPHDVGEGQHRFLRRPVSRVHSGPSLSSCASSVFMFGNLEGPHMASAGTQAGETGHHRPSPTFAVSAPRSETALYPCVAICSRNTVNHPCMVNVSSYPGRLSQAAQMRDAVFQTEEPVAVRAPHRNRDFVDGDLVDSRSQSPSREPATRTPLRETAVQTFAGSPASRTVSPPSSPSYCPGPFEMTPLSSSPCTSPGRDAGLQTDGFADVRRSPPGGPFRHDEFTGQVSGATRSLVHDIMIQASTGAPAASGAWGSSVPRPTSAAPVTEVYPCGHLPNVLQMRDIPPSPPPLSPPPHSPPLCPCLAGHGWAPVVVEHKVGIGGKLAQLLMLRKQQGLAPEQQGMTPEQPDVEDKGTSEGPYVGPDGEQDYGDKGSSRAEQYSGEGDYLETGAVLGAAGLVEDGSAVPGAARRSSIETTSNVTRSTKVAAILPEVTVACFLLALLLVLVASAALLSWTTRRHARKLKAIDPLKFV; this is encoded by the exons GAAACCGAAGACGAGGTGACAACCACCACGACCACTACCGAGCAGCAGCAGGCACAAGACACTTCTGTAGCTGGCATCTTCCAGTTGCTCCCTGCCGGGTCATACGTGCCTACATTTGTCAACATGGGCCAACTAGATAACGAGGACGAAGAGTGCGATGAGGAGGAGAAGCCTGTGGAAGAATATGATGACGAGGGACCCGGAGGAGAGGAAGATGCAAAACCAGCCATTCGCATCGTCGAGGCTGCAGTCCACAAGGAGGAGACGTTCGTCAATTTGGGGCCGTTGCAGGGAGAGACGGTGGGCACCGCTGGCTGGCCACAACAAGCACCACCACTGACCTTGCCCCCAACTTTAATGATGCCACCACCGATGTCGCCACCCATGCTGCAACCAATGTATGCCGGTATGCAGGCGGGACAGGCCTACATGCCGCAACAGTATGGCATGCTTCCACCTTTTGGGTGGCAAGCGCAGATGATGCAGAGTCAGGATCAAGCTCATGTTTACGGGCAGCCCTTTGGCATGCCACCGCAGTGGCCGGCGTACCAGCCGTTCTGGCCAGGAATGCAGTGGCAGACAGGACAGTCACAGTGGATGCAGGGTCCGTACATGCCAGAAGGCTCCCAAatgatgcagcagcagcagcagcagcagcagtggaaTGAACAGCAGCCCCAACAGGAGCTTATGACAGAAGAGCTGCAGCAAGAGATTCTGGTGTCGCGCAGAAGAGGTCAAACACCGTCACGTTTGTCGAGGAAGATTCGCAGCGTGTCTTTACCTTGCCGAATATCCCTGGAGGATTTCCCTTCGCAAACGACATCTCTGACGGAAGTCGAGGTGCGAGCGCGTGCTAGCCCACGTCCTTGCACAGTCCATAGGGTGCTGTCCACACAGGCCTCTCTGCAACGTACTACGCCAGCATCCAGGTGTGTAAGTGTAGAATCGGTGACGCATGTGGAAAGTGCTGGCAAGTTGGCCAAGGGAGAGGATGGAAGCCAGGTCACCCAGGTGGTACACGTGTTATCTGACCAGCTGAATGCAGAAGGTACACCGATTACCCAGACAACATTGGGAACAGAGACCTGTCCAACAGTTCAGGAGCTTTGGAGTAAGGAGGCACAGCTTGGCCGTGATGCAACCCATGTGCATGCTGATGCTCCCTGCATGACATATGGAACACAAACTGTGCATGCTATGACGGGGCCAGCTGAAGTTGCATTTGGCCAGGAAACTTCCGAGCCAGCTTGCAGGTTTCCCTGCCCGCTAACTGCCAGAGTTCGCAGCGATACGGTAGACGTACAAATTATGGAAGAAGCCACTGAAGTGAATAGTAAGGCACGTGGAGTGCAAGCGACTCAAGAACATGAACCACCACGTGCAGCGGCCGGAACGCTTGTTTTCCAAGAACATACAGAAGCACCGCAGCCTGTTGTCGCTGTGCAAATTGTTCGGCAGCCGACTGTGCCACCACACATAGCAGTCGAGGTGCAGGCGGGTGGAGGAGCAGTCGAGCCAGGCCACCTGGTTTCTAGGATGCACACCGTGCAGCAGCATGAAGAACCACCTTCTGTGGCATTTGGTGTACAGACAAGGGAGCACCATGACACTTTTGCGGTGACTAAGCTAATAGCTCTCAATACGCTCGTTTCAGATCCCCACGTAACATTGGCTATGCAGACCACAAACGTCTCCTCGCAAGAGATGCTAGTGGGGCAAACCCTCAAAGCACAGTGTGGGCCTCGGGGAGCTCAGGTGTCCTCGGTAATCGGTGCTTCTGGAAGAGCTTGTACAGACGGAACGACACAGATTTCGACGAGCCCACTGCATGTGCGCATAACTAAAGTGCCGTACATACACACGGAAAGCCAGGCAGTTCAAACGTTGTCTCTTGAATCTGTGGCCCCAGTGCCTCGTCATGCCGCTCAGACAATTTCAGTTGGGCAACAATGTGAAGGGATTCAGACTGAAATGCTCATCGATTCGACTGCTGTTTCTCCGGTAATTGGCTTGAATCCTCCGCAGCAGCGTGATTTCAGTGCGCAGCATGAAGGTGTTTTTCGGGATCCTCAGTTGCCATCAGCGCTGCGCGAAAGACCACATTGTGATATTGAGGTGCAGTGTGACTATGAGCCCTTTGTCCAGGCTACAGCAAACATCACTGCAGTGAAAGTAGAACAGAAGTATGAGCACGTTGATGGGCATCGAGAAGCCTTTGTTCAGTGCAATTATGAACCTCTTGATGGAGCAGCTACACACGTGACAACACCTCCAAGGCCCTCACTTGACGCTGAAGTGCAATTTGGGCATGATCCTGTTAAGGACTTCGCAAATTACGTTCAACCTCCTGTGCAGCCGGTGCATGACTTTGGGGCACAATGCGTATATGAGCCTGAGAGAGTGCTCGCAAGGACCGCTTTCAGAGTCCAAAGCAGAACTATGCATGATTTTGAGCAGCAACACGATTATGGTGCGGTGGGCCGGGCTGCAAGAAATGTTTACATGCCTCAGGAAATGCCTGTGAAAGATGCTGAACAGCAGCACGTTTATGAACAGAAAAACTGGGGTGCCAAAGTGACCTATGGTGCCAAAAGTGTGCCAATGCGAGACTTTGGAATGCAGCACGACATTTCCGTTGCGATGTCTCCACCACCTATGGCAGCAGGCGTCTTGTACGGAATGGTAGACATGGCCGTCGGTGATGGTAGGCCACACGATGTTGGGGAAGGCCAACACAGGTTTCTGCGGAGACCCGTGTCTCGTGTACACTCGGGGCCGTCCTTGAGTAGCTGCGCGTCTTCTGTTTTTATGTTCGGCAACTTGGAGGGCCCTCATATGGCGAGTGCCGGCACCCAAGCCGGTGAAACCGGTCATCACCGTCCATCGCCGACGTTTGCCGTCTCGGCTCCGAGATCAGAGACGGCCTTGTACCCGTGCGTAGCGATCTGCTCAAGGAACACGGTGAACCATCCCTGCATGGTGAATGTAAGCAGCTATCCGGGGCGCCTGTCCCAAGCGGCTCAGATGAGGGATGCAGTCTTTCAGACGGAGGAACCAGTTGCCGTGAGAGCTCCTCACCGCAACAGAGACTTTGTAGACGGGGACCTCGTAGACTCGAGATCTCAGTCACCCTCTAGGGAACCTGCCACAAGGACACCACTCAGAGAAACTGCCGTACAGACCTTTGCGGGGTCACCAGCATCGCGTACGGTGTCACCGCCCTCATCGCCTTCGTACTGTCCTGGTCCGTTCGAAATGACCCCGCTGAGCTCCTCGCCATGCACCTCGCCCGGTCGTGATGCAGGTCTCCAGACGGATGGGTTTGCCGATGTCCGTAGAAGTCCACCCGGAGGGCCCTTCCGACACGACGAGTTTACTGGGCAAGTTTCCGGGGCAACTAGAAGTCTCGTGCATGACATAATGATTCAGGCAAGCACTGGGGCACCGGCTGCCAGTGGTGCCTGGGGTTCCTCGGTACCTCGGCCCACCAGCGCTGCACCTGTGACTGAAGTCTACCCGTGCGGCCATTTGCCCAATGTGTTGCAGATGAGGGACATCCCTCCAAGCCCACCCCCACTTTCGCCGCCTCCGCATTCGCCACCTTTGTGCCCCTGTTTGGCAGGCCACGGTTGGGCCCCCGTTGTAGTGGAGCACAAGGTTGGCATCGGCGGAAAGTTAGCGCAGCTCCTGATGCTGAGGAAGCAGCAGGGCTTGGCTCCCGAGCAGCAAGGCATGACTCCTGAGCAGCCTGACGTCGAAGACAAGGGCACCTCTGAGGGGCCTTACGTGGGACCTGACGGTGAGCAGGACTACGGAGACAAAGGCAGTTCGCGGGCAGAACAGTATTCAGGGGAAGGTGACTACTTGGAAACCGGTGCGGTCCTTGGGGCTGCTGGTCTTGTGGAAGATGGCTCGGCTGTCCCCGGTGCAGCCAGGAGGTCATCTATTGAAACAACTAGCAA TGTGACGAGATCAACTAAGGTGGCTGCCATACTACCTGAGGTTACTGTGGCCTGCTTCCTTCTGGCGTTACTTCTGGTACTGGTTGCTTCCGCCGCTCTTCTTTCTTGGACAACGCGTCGACATGCGCGTAAGTTGAAGGCCATTGATCCTTTGAAGTTTGTTTAG